A window of Scophthalmus maximus strain ysfricsl-2021 chromosome 4, ASM2237912v1, whole genome shotgun sequence genomic DNA:
CCTCCATAGTGTAGAAACATAGTGCAACCTGGTGGACTGCAGAGAAGAGGGCCCACTCCCTGTGTAGATATAAAGAGCGTATTCTAAGGTAACAAGAACACAGTTCTCAGTTTCAGGTGATGACATACAACAAGATGATAATTCTATTTTTGTCAATAGATCAACCTCCATTTTCTTTCCAGATAACTTTATTGACCACAGTATCTCCAAGTTAGAGTATAATgttcaatgattttttttttattgtagcttacgttacatatatatatatatatatatatatatatataaaaaaaagatttaaaaaataaaataatgaccTGTGATACATTCAGAGactaaatttgaaaatatttcctcCTCTAGAGGCTTAACACCATGacaataattttattttttatattcctAAATTGATGAAATTGTAGGACATGCAGTTATGTCTTCAATCATTCTTCAGCTTACTAAGTGGTGTGGTATATCTGGTCTAATGCATAATCtcagctctttttaaaaaatgaaatagactacagattcatttatttttcaaagctcTGTGGTGCCGAACTGCTTTTGAAACGGTGCAGTGTGCATTTGTTGGCTGAACCTGTTTGCTggtatttcctttctttttttcctgtctgggTAACATTGTGCCAGTCCCCATGACAATAGTGTTCCCAAAACACTTCACCGTGGTCCATTACCGTTTTAATATCATTATATGTCCGGCTTAATCAGCAGCATCACAGTTCTCCATGTCCACAGTAGGATTTGACCCAAAGAACCAGACAGTAGGTGCTGGTCATTTTGGACCACAAGCCCCTGAACCTGAGTGGAAACTAATCCTGGCAGCTAGACAGgttaaatgtttattaaaaactgCTTTCTGCGACCAAATGTGCAGGAACCAGTGATAATGTCTAAGAAATGTACATCACCTTTTGGCCACTGAACAATTTGTTAACTACAGACCCTTTACATCCCTTTAGAACTTTATCAATAAGTTTGTTCCAGATGAGCTAAGATTGCACATAATATAGAAGCTAAAACTACACTAACCATGGCAGATGGAATTCTTGCTATTGCTGTTCTCATGAAATAAGAGCTCATTAGCTCAAATGTTTGATCAGCAAggtaaaatattcaaatgttagtttttgtaaatgtcCAAGAACATTTTTGAGGCCACAGAATCGAAATAAATGAATTTGTTATTTAGTGTTCAATAGTAGAAACTTATTCTAATTGATTTCATTACTGTGACTTAATATAATTCCTCAGGTAACAACAGGGatttgacaattaaaaaaaaataaaaaatctgtacaGAAGGATGTTTGAGTCCAGATGGTCTGGGGTTGAGTTCACTGCAGCGTATTCTTACTGTGTTTCATTCGCACTCAGATCGAGTTGAAATTCATCTTAAATAAAGTGATCTGACATAGTCTATAAACACATGTGTTGAACACAtgctgtgtactgtacatagcAGGAACTGGTGGCAGTATGTTTTTaatcccttaaaaaaaataaaaaatacgtTGTCTTCATCATAATCCATGTGAAGCACATCCAGGTCAAAGTTCAACTCCAGCCAGTTTGGTCCTCTTTGGTCGTTGCTCTTTGATAATTTTCCTATGATGGGTCCACTGCGCTGGGTTTCGCAGTCATTCAGGATTGCATCTATAAGATGAGTTTTTGACCCAGGATCTTGCGGTTGATCTCGGCCAAggccacagaaaacacaaaggccTTCTCATCAGAAAGACTGGCATAGATATCCACTtccttctcttgtttttctgtggacataattaaaacacaatcaGCAAATTCATTTTGCAAACATTCATTGAACAACTTCTGCAAGTATGACAaaactgtactgtaaaaaaaaaaaacagggggaatTGAGGGAACAGAAGGGGAAATACAGCGAGAGTGAAGTTAGTTACTGTGCTGTTGTAGGTAATGTCTGCTCCACTGGTTCGGCCTGCTTACCAACATGAGCAGCACTActgccagcagcagctgtgacaCACTACAGTTCAGGTTCTTGAAGAAGCAAAATAAAGTGAACACCGTTCCTTAATGGATCTATTTGTGTTGGATGTGCACAATAATATACTTCATATCAGAATATATTTGCATACACACAAGCTTTCAGTATGTGTAACCTACAAGGgacaaacatttcctgtttctcacATGCATCGCATCATTTCCCGTTTAAGTTGTCCcttgtgttttcgtgacaaaatgTAGTTTGGAGACCAAAGACACTGgttttctcctggtgaaggatcgtgtgtGACCCCCCTCGCGGATGAGTaacgtagtgtgaacagcatgACGACTGAAAGCCTTGAGATGACAAGACAGCACGTTGTGTAGTATGTACGGACCGGTATCTTACAGCTTTGACAATTGTGTAGTGTATCCAAGCTATAACTTGTACTGGCGCAGATGAGTCAGTGTAAGCTGTGGTTCGACCCCCGGGTCATCCAGTCCTGGAGCGTCTTTGGGTAAAACACTTAATTAAACCCTAAATTTCCCCTGACGGTTGTGTGTGAATTACGTGTGATAGGAaaagcgctgtgtgaatgtgacttgtgactaagtgctttgggtggtcgattagactagaaaagtgcCATATATagaaatacagttcatttaccATTAATTTGTACAGTTGGATGGTGCATTAAGTGTTTCCACAGGGAATTTAGCAACACAActaaacatggaggagagtgaacGTGACACGGACCAGGAAACTTTTTGTTTCAAATATGCCTCCGACCATTATAGACTAAAATCTCTACTAACCTTCTAGCACCTATGGAGGAATCAAGTCGTTCCCCAGGAATTATGAACATTTGCAGGAACCACACCAGGGTCCAGGGTCTAAATTAAGGTCCAGGGAAATCTGTTTACACTCAACAAAATTCCATGGTTGGGAGCGTAGAACCTTTGGGATGGGACTTGCAGAACAACCCGCTAACCAGATTATCCAACTCTGAAGCTGTGGTTTCCCGTGCATGTGTGCCCAGGTCCACAATTACTGGAATGCTGCAtattttcagtcagtcagtaattTCCAAAAGTAAATGATGCCTTATTTTACCTTTCTCCTCATCCTGTTTCTTCAGCCCAACTGACTTTGGTCTGCCCCGTCCCCTCCGTATAGGATCCGACTGGCTGTTGGCCCGAGATCTTCTCCTGTTCTCCATGTCACTGGTTAGAGGAGAGTCAATCCTCTCTCTGCGAATGCGCTCCGTCCTCCTCCGCTTAAAGTCCAGCTTGTCTATAGAAGGAAACATGgacaatgaaaaacattcagTGTGGTCCACAAAGTCTGAGACCTCTTTCCCTGGcacttcaaattaaaatttcacAATGGTCTTTCCTGAGGTTTTATGCAAGTTTCTGTACAGGGTTTTTCAGTGACACCTGctatgtcatttgttttttagtcaAAGCCCAAGAAGAATGAAGCTaattaatgtgaaaaacaaatgtttgactAATCAAATTATGATGAAAGATCCATATTTAAAAACCACTAGCACTCTGCACTCTTCATTAGTGAGAGGGATAGGAATCTTTGGgaatataataatgttttcaCAGAACCATGGATATGAACCATAGAAACCATACCAGTAGACTCCCACCTCCATTTCTCAACACTATCCAGAGCAAAAATGTTGGACCTTGTCTGAtccaaacaaatgtattttggtTTCATATGACCAAAGAATGCatcagtttattttaattttatttttttattttgtatttatttgtatgtttgttgttagtttgttcattcattcatttatttattcatttattgattgattgattgattggggGGGTTTGCACCATGAGATTGACTTCACGCTGTGTCCGTCACTCTGTCTGACCAGTGACTGAAACACCAGTAACCACAGATAATCCTGTACCAAGTCAGGAACACTTACCCCTCTGTTTCTTCAATAAAGGATTGTGAAAAGTATGAATCATGAGGGCCGACAACCACTGCCCCTTCCAATATTAGACTTATTCCTATTCCTCCtaaccgctgctgctgcttgcatAAGACAGGTCCAATACAGGGGGCTGCAATGTGCATAGattagggatcgaccgatacagattttttagggcctATGTCGatacctatttttttttcatcagccttagccgatgaccgatacggactgaCAATTTTCTTGAGctgatatttggagccgatactacttttcctccctcaatttaatagttaaatagaattaaattcagcgggttgtctcgtctgatctgaggtcttagtcaaagtggggttatggccaaggccgtggctcgcctccctgggtagagggagcatctcgggagttccctaggcaccgggactcgtccgcccgcgaacgggatcccctgcgcaaagcctgcggcgcggtcaaCGCGGAGACTAAAAAAGTCCCCCGCCAGCCGCGCCCGActgtgcggggcccgacgggggggcgccgccagtcccagcctgccgaagcagagaggggaaaggcggggaagagaaggagggtacgggggagaagagccagccgacgagcagagagagcgcgaggacgtggaggatgcgtaaaacagcaaccacgagcctcacgcccgtccgtcggcggcggcccccccgagattaaaaagtcagtttccacgaggcaaagggtttggagaaaaaggagaaagacacaaacccaccgggcgctccgtccaccgcgacccaTGACTAAGCTGGCCGGAGCCAGCGAGCGGCGGCGGtggcagagcggggtgggagacattgaatccccctcccgctctccggaggagaagggagagttgggtacccggcgggcgtgcagcgcagcagcctagggcagaggcactgcgacggcgctgggtaaatggttccggagagagcggggccgagCCCGATAGGCGActggatctgccctcccaaaaaaaactatcagcgaacgtagcagccgcgcatcggctgatgccgatacacgtaaaaaacgcaaacatcggccgatattatcggccggccgataaatcggtcgaacactagcATAGattatttttaaccattttcaaGATAATCATGGGTGCAATCACTTCTGTTGAAGTgggcacatgtacagtatatactacATACCATCTCAGTATGGGGAAGAAAAGATGGATTTCTTATATGGCTTCAAGTGTGTTCATTGTGAAAGAAGCATTTGTCTTCCATtacaaacatcatcatcagaacCAAGAATGAAGTACTTTTACATAAAGTGCAGGAATCATTATGTACCACTTTCCACTGGAAAAATCACAGCATTGTAAAACGTAGTACAATTAGTTTATCACACACATTTAGATGAATCAATTGTTAAACACAAGGTCGGATTGAATTTCTCAGACTTTCTCAGAATGATTAGTTTGTGCCAGCTGAGCCTTACCTGCTATGGCGGGGGAGCGCTCGTTTAACTTGGCATTTAGGAGTTTTCTGCTGATGAACACATATCCACACGGGCAGGACTTGCACGCAACTGGAATctagagagaaacaaacaggaaacattaAGAAGACTCTTTTACACCTTGCTTTGACCCATGGATGTCGCGGAAGAACAGATGAAAAAGGCAGCACACATAAAAGGATTCTTCCTCTTGGAGCATTTTAAGAAATATAAGCCAGTTAAATTATACACAAagactgtatacaaaaatgTTCGTAGTCACGGGGTCTGGAAAATTAAGCTGATGGGGAAgcgcctgaagcctgtattctattgaatgaccagcagagggcgaatcactggttgtttctatagaaatctatgagaaaatgactctacttctcacctGATTTATATCGTCAGTAAAGTAAGAGTTTATGgttctatctctatctctagttttaagtcttctACAATACAGCataatgttcatttagtaaattatggtccatttagagtaaaatagataaGAAAAGCCCCGTAGTATGTTCTCatacaaagttttttttaagctattCAGTGGTTCACAATCAGTCAGCAGGAGGAAGTGTAGCATTTGCCTGTTGTGGTTAAAAGTAAAGGTGTGGTGCTGATGTTGATGGTAGCAGGTTTGTGGCACGTCCAGCTATCACAGAATTTACAtccaatttcaatttttaaacCAGTAACACAgttgcaggtttttttaaagaaccatATGTCCTTCACTTAACCTGGTTTTTCCGTTTCTGAACTTCACTTGTCTCTATTGATATAATgtactgtactttgtgtttcaaCTGAGCAAGTTCAACGTTCCACCTCCTTAGtgtgcacttaaaaaaaatgccccacATTAGGAAATGCAAAGTGAAATGTTACCCAATATAGAACAATTTGAGATTGGAGATTTGGGTGTTAGCGTCATTTTACCCTCAAACAGAACTATTTCACATGACGTACGCAtcaaaaagtcaaatgtgtttGATGTCACACTGGAAGGAAAGGTAAAAaggttgtcatggagatgggGACACActatcttttaaaaatgtaaacgtgGAGATATGAGTCGTCTCTTAGAGGCATTTATAATGTTGCACTCTGTTGTTCAAGAGGTGTCAGAAATAATTGTGTCAAGAATGAGAGCACTGGAGAGGGGGCAGGGTTCAAACCTGTCACCCCTCTCACCTCTGCACAACTTACCACACATGAAGTGGGTGTGAAAAGTCACATTGCTGGTTTCAGTGCTAGCGGTGGCTAATAAAGCCGCCAGCCAGGCAGCGCTGAGGAGTGGTGCCACAAAGGTCTGGCAAGCTCACTTCTTTCCAACTCCACAATGTTATCACTCTGGGACagatctctctctgttttccccttttgcttagtgtgtacgtgtgtgggCGCTGAATGACAAGCAAATTATGTCATTCCATTTAAAAACTCAGCTGACGGCTGCGTTCCTGTCTCCACGACCCCCAGCATTTGCAGCCGGCATGTGGCTGAATACTGCCATGTGAGATGTGTAAGTACAGAAGCAGTTTTGGAGTTATGTTGTGAATAATTCTAATTGACTTGTGTAGTTGTGTGGCCTTGTCCGACAAGTAGTCGTACTGGAGCCATTCTGGTTTCTGGTTAAGTTCGGgctaaaaacatatttcactaCCTCCACCAAAGTGGTTATGTTTTCAACCCTGTccgtttgtcagcaggattatgaaaacaaaacaaaactactaAATGGATTTCCACATATactggtggaaggacgggacaaGGGCCAAGAAGGAACCCAGAAATCAGGCACATGTAGGgggctgatatctatgagtgtgtgcaatctGGTGGGGtgtgttgggccttggtggggCTATGTGCTAGTTCCAAGTTCTGTTTTCAGTTGGGAAAGTTTAGGCATCTGATGAGcgaccttttgttttgtttttttattttagacatAATTCAATAACATGCGACTCTGAGAAATGCTTGGGAGTGGGAAGTTTGTCACGCAGCATTTTACGTCAAATGTTACCACTGGATTGGGGACAaaacggcaacaacaacaacaacaacaacaacaacaacaacaacaacaacgacccCAGATTGTGTCATCATCAGCCCACACAGGCTTTTACCTCGAGTGAAATCACCTGATGCAAATTTGAGGTGATGCAACTCCCTCTGGAGCCACAAGAccacgtctcacacacacaactgtttaCCTCGTTTTTCCCACGTGCACCTGCAAACAGACTCTGGTGTGCAGATGAGTGGTAATAGGTGCAATATTAACTGTGGGGAGCGGACGCACTGCAATTCGCAATGGTTTCAAATCTCCACGTCTATAATATGAACAATGATAACAATGCTTTAATAACAAGAGTAATAAATCCACCCTACTGGTGCAAACTATGCATATCAAATGACATTCTAATGATTTTTGCTTGGCCCACCTAGAAGTTTACATTACTGAAGGAAAATGGGCTATTTGCCGAAATAAAATGTGGGGTATTTTTCTGTGAAGTGTATGtcacaaaatgtgtgtgatttgatCCATATTGCAGGGACCCCGCGGGCTCCCCTCACCTAGCCGAGGAGCAGCTAACTCGCTCGGCCTCTTGATTGGGTTCGACGGTGCCACCGCAGCCTCATATCCGTCCCGAGTGTGCCCGCAGCCGCCCCGGCTATGCTGCCATGCCTGCTCGGCCTtccccacacacccacacacacacacacactctcactcacacacacacacacacacacacacacacacacacacacctactgcaCCGCGACAAGAACACGACGGACGCTGATTGTCTCACCTGTTGGTCGCACTCAGGGCAAGATTTAGTAgccattttgactttctttgttttattcgcCGACATAGTCCGTTTCGTCCAGCGACACGCCGATAGTTCTACGCGAGCTACAACTTTCCTCTGTGGCTCATGGACGACAGCCGGCGTGTCTCGACGTACGTTAACATTCGAGATGCACGACGGTGCCACGGACCGACATCGCTAGATGACAACTAACGTTTAAATAAGCACATTCATACTACAgtacactaaaaaaaaaaaaaaaaaaaaataacgctGCGGGCATGCGCACTGAGTGCTTCTGGGGTTGCGTTCAAAATCCTAGGGAAAAAATAGCAGAGTTTTCACGACCAGGTTCAGTCCTCATCGACAGGCACAagagaaatacacacactggCCTGGTCTGGAAAATTCTGCAATACAGTAATCTAACTATTGAATACTACCTGCCGTAGGCAAATAGCACAATCAAATACTTTACTATTGCTTAAACAGCTcgacatgttttgttttttaggcTGGTTTATTCTCGTTGTGactgattatttttccaaaaatgtgtgCAAAACCCACATCTTTGCTCtagtctctctttctttcactacCTCTGTAAACAGAGCGTTCATCAAACAGGTTATATTGTTGAAAAATGAACAACTTTACACTTACTTACAAATgttgattataattttttacttgtTCACTAGCCATAGGACTTCCCAGAAAAAACTTCCAACGACCCAGAGAAGTCCCGTGAACGCCCCTCTACGCTAATTACCCCCTCAAGGACGTTATGGTTATCACTTCCTCTAACATTGTGAGTTAGGGCGTTATTTGACATTTCCACCGATTTCCCAGGTAATAACACAAACAGGGCCTTTTCTTTGTGGAATTTCTCGGGGCACACAATATACAGCCCCAGTCCACGGTCCAAAGACTGTATAGAATGCAGATTTGGGTTAGGTTGATTGGAgattgtgtgtggatgtgagtgtgagtcagtgtgaatggttgtttgtctctgtatgtcgggcctgtgatgggctggagacctgtccaaGGTGAACcacgcctctcgcccaatgtcagctgtgaCACCTCCGCGACCCATAAACGATAGAGCGgtacagatgatggatggatgttgcaGATGCGTTGGTCTCCATTGATGGTGCCAACTAGTGCTCGCCCATTATTCTTTGTCCTTGTAAAATCCCATGTGTGGACATCATAAACCACAGTGTTGAGTTTTAGACTAATATGACGTagaatgttttcatgttttggaCTCAGAAATCAGAAATATCAGGCTCCCACTgcactgtttcctgtctgaATACCTGCTTAATACACTATGTTTCACTGCTGATCCCCACCTTTATCTCTTTGTTCCTTAATGGAGCTCACCAGTTGTAGTCATGTAATCAGGTACCTTAGAAAACTGACAGCCAGTCATATGGAGATGAATTCAGTTCCCCTGCTACTGTAGGTAAGGCTACTTTAGTGCTCAACAAATAATTTAAGCACAAATTAGAATCTGCAGCCAAAATCTATAATGGAACCACAGTAGGCCAAAACACAGAACTGTGCACTGAATATAGTTAAATACATGGCTAAATATAGAGCTTAATAATAAACGTAATCATTTATGTTTGTTAGTAAAGTTGATAAATTATTATCATCTTCAACCATTTATACCAGAATCCATCAGTTTGAATTAAATGATCATAGTTTGCCATCATTCAGAAACTGGATCTACTCTTAACAGTATCATATCAGCTGGGGTTGTTTTAAGGATGTTCATTCTAAAGTAAGTCACAAATCAGTGAATATGAAAAAGAACTTAAAATATACATCTTATTTTTGCCTTTAAGTGTATTGCATGTATTGcctcattaaatgtattttcttgtaCAACATATTGTCTTCACTCAGTATGAAAGATGTTAGTATGAATGTATAgcatatgaatgtgtgaatgcatCCACATTAAGTCAGAATTGAAACATGCATTTATGTGATGTTATAACTCAGTGTTATTTACTGTTACAGTGATGCTACGCAACTAGTTTGGTGCAAGTTGTCAGACAAGAAAAAGGCCAGAGAGGACAATTTATGACAGTCACTCattaattaataatgataagattttattatattcatatgctgtgtaaaattaacaaaatgcaaatatttattgttaatttcaattttgtttCTGTAACCGACGATGATAATTGCTATTCTGCTTTCTTTATCTGATTTACAAGTGGGTTTACACAGATTCTAAAAGGGAGAGAAATTGGTAGAATACCACcttcaaacaaatcaacagtAGCTAAACATAAAATAGAGAGAGATCAGCAGACACTGTCCGATGCTGCAGCAAATCATTCCAAAATCTCACACACAAGCTTGTACATTGTTACGTACTCAGTATGGGAACTTGTCAAGCTTACAATCCTGTGGAATCCTTGCAGCCCTGCAGGATTGCACTGatctacacatttttttgacaaagtCAGACATTAATAGTTGGTAGGATCTATATAGAGTAAATTGGGCCTTATGGTACAAGCGCACTAaagcatgcaaacacatgctGCAGTTCTGAACACGTCAATTGTGAGAAGTCCAGATATAAACTAATACAATATGGAGTCTATGAAGATGGAGAgacaaatatgaaattaaaaagaagcaCTACCGAGATGTGATAAGATATAGgatcttttgaaaaaaatatgaaatatctcCCACACACAAATTAATGAATTTGTGAGCTTATTTGTAATTTCTTTGCACCCCAGCTGAGATGGTATAAGAACTGAGGGTCATGCACACATTAACAAGTTCCCACAGTCAAATTCGGACAGGATGTTAAGatgctgcattttaaaatactcATTTGGTTTTCTTAAATGGGAACTGAATTGTTTGTCATTCTTGTGGGGCAAACGTTTGCATGTGGTTCCATTTGTCTGGACTTCAGTTTGGTCAGTCCCAACCTGTCTACAATGTGCCACACAGCCATCCTGAAGAACAGCAGAATTTTTGACTTTTCAGGTT
This region includes:
- the c4h16orf87 gene encoding UPF0547 protein C16orf87 homolog; the protein is MSANKTKKVKMATKSCPECDQQIPVACKSCPCGYVFISRKLLNAKLNERSPAIADKLDFKRRRTERIRRERIDSPLTSDMENRRRSRANSQSDPIRRGRGRPKSVGLKKQDEEKEKQEKEVDIYASLSDEKAFVFSVALAEINRKILGQKLIL